The genomic DNA CGCTTTGTGTGCTGTTCAGGTGAGCGCTGGAGCAAAATACCTCTGTTTGAGGGTTGTCTTTGGCTCTGttggtgtgtttgagtgtgtaaTCTTTGACGCTGTTGGCTCCGACAGGTGGAAACGCTGGTATGGCAGCAGCTTACTCTGCCCGTCAGCTTGGGGTACCTGCAACCATAGTAGTTCCAAGTGTTACACCGAGCCCAACAGTGGACAGGCTGAAGGACGAAGGCGCCACAGTGGTTATTCATGGAAAGGTTGGTTCATTTCACATGTTGTTTCCTACATTCTTTACACCAAACatatttgttttagtttttttcagAATAGATGCTAATAAATGTAAGTAATGGTGGCTTCTGGTTCCATTTTGtgcaccattattattattcttttatttttcttcacctAGTTGTGATATTTAGGACGAACTGTGAATGCAAAATGATGAGAAGACACCGGCAGAAATGGTTTTCTAGATTCATGCACTGATGCAGAAATCTAATCAAAGTGGAGAATAAATGTTGAGTAAAGCTCTATGATGTGCTGAGAAGAGACGCTGCAGCAAAGACACGCACAACATGTTCTGACGGCTGTTGTTGCTTCAGCTCATCAGATTAAATGAAGCTGCGTCTGATCTTTTTCAGGCTCTAAATGAAAGCATTGAATACGGACAGCAGCTTGTGGCAAACAACCCCGGCTGGATCTTCATCTCCCCCTTTGATGATCCCCTCATCTGGTAAGAGACGCAGCCTGTCTGGCCTTCAAGGAGAGCGGCAGCAGTAACGTTAGCATGTAGGCTACGCTGTGCAGAACGACTTGCATCATGGTCTATCAtcaggagacagagagcgagggTGGTGAGACTCCTCCTAAAGGAAATCAAATGGTTCGCAATTTCAAAGTGACTGATAGCATTATTATCATGTGCTGTCGGTCATGCTCATGCCGAGCTGTTGTGTCAGAAACACGCTATCTTAGAGCTTTGAGAAGGTGTCAGAAAATTCATTCACACGTTGAGCGTCACAGTGTTAAAGTGTTAAACGCAGCCATAaatcaatgacatcatcagcgaCTTGTGACATGATCAGCATTTTAGAACAATCTCACATTCATGGAAGATTTATTGCCTTGAAGTTTGCTTCTTCACATTATGCTGAAATCAATGAATTTCCAGGaaactgacagtgtgtgtgtgtgcatgcgtgtgtgtgcagggaagGCCACACATCTCTGGTGAAGGAGCTGGAGCAAGACCTGAGGGAGAAGCCAGGAGCGGTAGTGTTGTCGGTGGGAGGTGGAGGCCTGCTGAACGGGGTGGTGGAGGGACTGCGTCGTGCCGACTGGGCTGATGTGCCCATTGTAGCAATGGAAACCTTGGGAGCGCACAGCCTCAGTGCAGCGATGAAGGCCGGGGAGCTGGTCACTCTACCTGAAATCACCAGTGTTGCAACCACACTGGGCCTGACAAGAGTGTCTGCGCAGACTCTCAAACTGGTGAATGAGCACAAGGTTTTCTCACAAGTCGTCACAGACCAGGAGGCCGTCAGAGCTGTGGAACGCTTTGTAGGTGAGTACGACCTGAGCACACGCACAACAGGTCCAAAATGGCACCAAACCAGCCGTGAGACGGATCTGTCCTCTTTGTGCAGATGATGAGAAGGTCCTGGTGGAGCCTGCCTGCGGCGCTGCCCTGGCAGCCGTGTACAGCGGCGTTATCAAAAGGCTGCAGGACGAGGGCAAGCTGGCGCAGCGCCTGGGCCCGGTGGTCATCGTGGTGTGCGGCGGCAACAACATCAGCATGGAGCAGCTATGGAGGCTGAAAAAGCAGCTTGGTATTATCTAGCGCTGGCGGCCACCTCACATCTGCCTGACCTTTCCTGCATTCCTCCATCAGCTGGTCTCAATCCGTGAACCCCGTCATTCATGCACTCCAGAGATCGAATCATTCCAGACTGAAACTCTCCCGAGCACTGAGGCGAAAGTGGGACGGAGCTGCTGGAGGGACGTTTCTTTTTCTGGTGAAAACGTGATTGTGACGCTGCTCTGGTAGAGGTGGCTTCTGActtgttttgcatttgcttGCTTTGTAAAAGTGCTTGTATGTTGTTCCTCTGCTTTTGTACTTTGGAATGTATTTAAGAATGAATAAAGTATATTTGTGAATATTCTGCCTGAAGGATTACTTCCCTGCTTTGACAGTTTCTTATTCCTGGCTGCAGATGGGATGTAAAATACTGATTGATCTACCTCCACACAGCATAAGCTTTAACCAGCGGGTAAATAATACATGAATGGACTTCTGCTTTATGTCGGCCTCCTGTTTTTATACTGAAGCCAGAGTGCTCAGAAAGTCAGGCCAATATCAGGTTATTGCAAGTAAATTTTTATTGGTGTATCAGTATCAGATGCCTCAATTATTGACATGCTTATCAGTCAAAAATCCAACCTTAGTTGGGCTATTTATACTGTACAGAATATCGTTAATGACTGaacatgtcatgtttttaattgcacTCTTCAAAACATGCctccaaagtaaaagtacttcagtATATGTTTATACTGAATGTCTACATGCTGTATATTGTGTTTGCTATGTGCAAACAATGCAAATGTCAAGTTATTACTTGGGCTGAGGCTTCTTACAGTCTCTCCACTACCATTAAAATATTCATTGTGCAACAATTCATTATTGGCCCTGCAGTCTCAGTAGCTAACTTTCTAATTAAGCTGCTCTGTCCTCAATGAGTGCTTTGGAAAGATGCATTCAGAATCACATCCTTCACAATCCCTCGTGAATGAGTGAGTCAGCCATGAAGTTTTAAATTTGACCTACAGTTCACAGCAGTAAGTGAGTTGGGtcgacacagaaaaacatgttttcatgtcctgCGCACTTCCTAGACAGAGGGTTTTAATTGAGTTCATGCAGCGGCGGTTTCCAGGCGGGTCAAGCAGCCTCAGAGGTCTTTAGGTCAGCCGGCTGTCGCATGACCACAGCAGATGTCTCCACGCCTTCTGAATACGCTCAGCCTCCCGGCGTTCAATTGGCCGGATTGCTGGGGGATGTGGCACTTTTCCATGCAGCTCATTGGTCAGGGGAGAGTCATTAAAACAAGGGCGGAGGGTCATTATGTCAGAGAGAAGGGGGACAGCTGATTGGTTCCTTTGAAACCAAAGCAGTCAACATGCTGCAGACATTCCTAGAATTCCTCCTGGGTAACCTCGTAGTTTTGTGAATGAAAGATGggaaattttacttaaaaacatgagagaaaGTCAGCCGATAAAGGTGTCAGACTGATGTTTACTGCTGTTAAATAattttctgtgaaaacacaacTTCTTCTGCAGCAGAGCAACACCATAGCTCAGCTGTGGGGGTTACACATAAATAATACCAGACTCCTGTTAACTGAATTTACAGTGTAAcgcagaaaaaaatcaaattatttCAGACCATTTTTTTGCTTCTATAGATGCAAATGATTCCTTTTGAACACAGCATACAATGAGGCTGAAGGGACAGTGTGTCAGTCACTAGAGATCCAGTTGGAACTGGTCTGGCCCAGCACTCGCTGCTCTGGAAAGGTGTCTGGTTTACAGGCCGTGGTGACATAACCAGTTGGTCGCGAGGCCTCGCATGAAAAGCATGTCCTAacggagacaaaaaaaaaaaaaggcttcacCGGCATCATTCATCACCATCAACAGCCATCATCACGTAGCACGCATGTCTGCTTCACCACATCAACTCTGTTCAGGCAGTTCAAGCATGCAAATGAGCCACTTTCAGGGGGTTTGGCAATAGAAAACATCCATttacaaaacatgttttcccaACCAGTGTTTATCTGAGCAACAGCTTTAAGgaaaatgaagtaaaacacagaaaatgaagacGTAAAAGATCGAACTGTTTGTACATGAAGACATTTCTTTATTGTGACACAGAAATCTCAAATGCCATCTGATTCTTTACATCTGTATAATCCATTTTAGATATGTTAAGTTTCTGATGTGCAGAGGTAAGACAGTAAAAGTTAAGTTAATGCAACCATAAATAATTGTAATAAATATCAAGTAAATGTACAGCACACATTTTATCGCAACACCTCTTTGTATGGATATGTCCTTTTTATAACCTTATCTGCTCCCccggaggagcaggaagtcgAAGAGAGAGCGTCCCTGTTAGCAGCGGTATAATCACCCTTCAAAAGAACTGAACCGAAACTCGCAAGCAATTCAACAATCCAATATGCGTCAAATACCaattctgttgtgtttttcagttctATCCAAGTAAAATGGCGATTTTACTCAcacaagaaaacatgtttcaccATGAGTAGAAGAATCCATCTGAGTACAAGACAAAGGTGATAAGATTACTGGTATTTCcaaaattcataaaaaataacaacacaacaaaccGGATATCCAACAGACATCGCCTAGTTTGCTCATTTTTAGAATCTTTTCTTGGAAGAGTAGtgcaaaccaaaaacaaaaattataAGGTGAAGTGAATTAGCAATTAATAAAAACTGCCATCAAACATAAAGTCAGttatttacacttttttttactaTTTGATTTTTACATAGCTAAACATTTGGTTATGGGTAAAATGAACAAAtcgaaacaaaaaaacaaaacagcagaattCTGATCTTCTCTCATTAAAGAAAACTATGAAAAGGCCGAACTCAAGATAATCCGTCGCCCttccccctgtgtgtgtgtgtgtgtgtgtgtgtgtgtgtgtgtgtgtgtgtgtagattgtGTACGTCAGGGAGCGGGGGGGGGGTGTTGTTGCACATTCAGTAGCAGTTGCACACAAACAATGTGGGAGAGCAGACCATCGTCTCCTTCCCGTTTTCACAAAGCAACACAGGTTTCACCTTTCAAACCTGAAATGCAGTAAATCAGAACCTCGGACCTTCCAGGCCGCCAAAGCTACTCGGATATTCCAAAAATCAAAGAGCAATTTCATAAACTAATAGATTAATATGACTTTTTACACAACTTAAATACCTTCTCTTCGGAGACTCGGATAAAATGTATGGAGTTTATATAGCCATAAGTTAGTTTGTCCATTAGCAGTTCATATTTTTGAAACAGGCAGTAAACTACGTAATATCCTGTACAGCACTTGTTCACATTTCCTGCCTGCTCATAGCTGACGTGGTCAAAAATAGGCAGCATCACACGTTTCCTTTTTCTGGTAGTAGTCGTACCTTCGCCTCAAGTCTATGAAAATCATTTGGGCTTTCTTTGAACACACAACCAGCAGGCTCCTACAGCAAAGGCATGTTTCAGACCATCACCCCCAcagaggggaggcagagggaggcagctAGGTTAAGCATTAGGACAGTAACAGCTTGTTTCCTTCACAGATATGCAAAGTTCAGCAACTCTGAGCAGAGCTTGTGCTGCTGAGACCATGTGTTCAATACTGAAGTGTTACCGCAGACAGAGTGTTCAGACATCGTGAACTGAACTCGCGACTGTAAAGTGCTGATCTGAAGTCATCCCATTAAGTTGTTAGCGTCACAGAACTCGACTGAACCGCATCAAACCCTCAGTTAAAGGTGGaggaagggaaaaggaaacagtCACAGTTGTTTCGCTTCAGCCAGAACAGACACTCGTTGCCGGTGTCGGTGCTAGTTCAGATTATCTTCCCTGAATTCCTCACAGATATATGCATCAAACAGTAATGAAGTAATGGAGTATTTGTGTAAACTGTGATACAAAAAGCAGGGATAAACATGCAAAGCAGTAAAAGCCACCCAAAATCAAATCTAATGAAATTTATGGTTTGGTTGGAGCAGCAGAGCATAAAGGACTGTGGTCTGTCTCAGAGGAAGGTGCAGGAGTGTGTCGGGGGGCTGCAGGGAGGCTGGGGTCAAAGTAAAactggcgggggggggggttccgggTGTATGTGCCTGGGAGCATTGGGTTGTCAAGACTTCTCAGCCGCTGAGAGGGTCCTCACGGTAGTGGATGGCGTATCGCAGTTTCTCCAGCATCACATCCAAAGAGGTGTACTGGGGCAGTTTCACCATGAACATGCAGGTCTCCACACGAATGTAGCGCGAGTCTGGCTGACCTGGAGACGAGAAAGACAGGACGGAGTATTAGAACAACATCACACACAGCGTCTCTCACATAATGAGTCTTGTTATGCAGGTTTACCACAGCAGCTTTTCATGGAACTGCGGAAGGCCAGCGAGCTGCTGTGAAGCGTGAGCGAAAATGAGCTCGGAGATAAAAGTGAGTGTTCGTCTTATCTGTGATAAACACGAGCACACTGTTTGTTTTAGCCTGTGATTTGACAGATCCCACACACATCAGAGTCTGCGTGTCACCTGACATGGAACTGCTTCATATGTCCACCACACAAACCAATTAATTTACAAGCGCAATCAAGCTACGTCAACATGGTCAAAGTCTGTCTGAGTTCGCAATAAAGGATGAGCTGCTTTGCCCATCGCTATCAGCAGTGTCTGCACTGACAGCGCTAAGAAGACCgtcacacagagacagcagccCCGGCGTCTGATCCCGGCCCCAATGAAAACCTTGTTAGCCATTACCTGCAGCTCCGTCGGGAGGGGCGATCTTCATGGGGTACGGGGGAACGTGGGCGGTGTCAGGCCCCCCGTCCTTGCAGGGGCAGGTGAACGGTATGCGCTCCTGGTTGCAGGCGAACTTGATGAACTTACAGAGCTCCTCTTGAGTGAACATCTCCAGGGCGGTCCAGAAGAACTCGATGTGCTGGTCGGTCTCCATCAGACCCACCTGGTACATGGTGTGAGCctacagagggagagcagagcagaaacgGTTGGATCTGATTAATACTAATCTGTAGGAGCAGAAGGCGTTTCGCATGTAAACTTTACAGATCTGAGTCAGACAGACTGTGTAATGTTGGAGCAGCCTCATAACGTATCTCTCTAATTCTTATACCAACAGCGACGGCACTGACGAGCCAGAAGGAGGTGCTACAGTTGCAGCTGACGCCGACATATGTGGGGGTGGGAAATGTTTACACTAGCTTTGTAATGTAGCATAAACAGATTTCAACATGctctttcacacaaacacattcatcacCTTAAGGAACTCCAGGTTGATGTAAGGCAGGCCGCAGGTGCGCAGCTCCATCTCGAGAGGGATGAGCATGGTGAGCAGCTGCAGGGGAATGATGGAGCCGAGCCCCGCACGCACCGCTGTCATACACTCCACGTTCTGCAGCTCCCTCAGACGAAGGCTCCTCACCGCCCGCGCATACACATCCTTATTCTCCCAgcttaacacacaaacaaacacgcaaTATATAACCGAGGTAGACGTCAGATCATACTGAGCCGGGTGTGAAGTACATTAATGAGTGCAGTTTGAAAGAGTAAATAACGACAAGAAAAGCTTCACTACACGGAAATGTCTTCAAGTTTGCTGTACCTGACAGTGAGGCTGCGCCCTCCCGCACAAAGCTCCACCTCCTCGCTTGTCATAGTGACGTAAGTGAAGGTGCAGCAGGGCCGGCTGGGGGAGTCGGGACTTTCTCCCGAGTGGTGCTGGGAGGAGATCTCAGCACACAGGGCCTCCAGCTCCGTCTCATCACTCACCTGCAGGGTCACAGAACAGAGGGCATGTTAAGGCCATTAGGAACTTGGTGGTAAGAGATAAAGACATGACATACAGACTGCGGGTCACTTGCATTTTCAAACTTCTTGACATAATTGTAGGTGAGCACATCAGCTTCCTGCAGGTCCTGTTCCGGGTCAAGGGGCTCGCCCACCAGACCCTTCCAAAAGGAGCCCAGTAGGTCCAGAGGAAGCGGCACATCTGCGCGAATGGCAATGCCCAGAAGCTGACCGAAGAAGTGCAACAACTGCTCTTCTGCATAGCTGATAGGGCAGGGAGTCAGGATGTACTTCCCCTGAGGAAAGCAACAAAACATCAATGATTCATGTAACACCATCTGTGACTAACTTTGCTGTGCCAGATATGATTCTCAGAGCCAATCCAGACTAGGATAAATATGCCTTGCTGGGAAGAGAAAGAGTGTCAAAAACAGGACATACTGAGAGCATGTCAGATACTGAGAAACCTTACCTTGTTACGATTGGCTGCAGCACTGGGACAAGggagcagcagggagagagcagagctCTGTAACTCCTTACACACCTGCCATAAGAAATGTCTGAAGGAGCCGCCTGGAATAAGATTCAACAGAGCTACAGTTagctctgaaaaaaaaatcttgacaAGTGAAAGACTACAAGGCAGCACAGAAAGAGATGTGAAGGAGAGAGTCTAACTTGTGCCATGAACTTCCTCTCCAGTGAAGCGGATGTTGAAGGCATAGGTCGGGTCTCCTCCGCTGGCCAGTTTCACACAGAGCTGAGACGACGGCACGGACGACAGCTGACGGGCAGCCTGGCAGAAATATGTGTTCTCTGATGACCTGATCTCACCTGAGGGCCAaatccacagacacagaaagtagaacagatttatttatgttaaaaaaaattaaggTTTGAAAGTTTTGAGATTCAAAGCATCACTCTTTCATTATAAGCCCtccagacctctgcagctgaTTTACGAGCAAACAATAAACATGTGAACAAGTGAAACGACTGCATACCTCCCACAATCTCAAGAGGGTCCAGTGTAATCTCTGGAGCAGCATGATCAGCTGTCCGCTGTACTG from Chaetodon trifascialis isolate fChaTrf1 chromosome 6, fChaTrf1.hap1, whole genome shotgun sequence includes the following:
- the LOC139332914 gene encoding L-serine dehydratase/L-threonine deaminase-like, with amino-acid sequence MKTQQPLHVATPVRQSLALTKVAGTSVYLKLDSSQPTGSFKIRGIGHLCKTWAERGCERFVCCSGGNAGMAAAYSARQLGVPATIVVPSVTPSPTVDRLKDEGATVVIHGKALNESIEYGQQLVANNPGWIFISPFDDPLIWEGHTSLVKELEQDLREKPGAVVLSVGGGGLLNGVVEGLRRADWADVPIVAMETLGAHSLSAAMKAGELVTLPEITSVATTLGLTRVSAQTLKLVNEHKVFSQVVTDQEAVRAVERFVDDEKVLVEPACGAALAAVYSGVIKRLQDEGKLAQRLGPVVIVVCGGNNISMEQLWRLKKQLGII